The Vibrio syngnathi DNA window AATACGCTCACCCGCTTCAACAAGGTTAACGTTCAGCTTGCTTGAATCTAGATCACCAAAGCCGTAAGTACGAAGCTCTTTAACCGCGTTGTGCAGTTCTGCAGAAAGCTCAACACCGGTCGCGCCAGCGCCAACAATCGCAATGTCTACGGTACCTTGGCCGTTCTTAGCATGAAGCTTTAAGAACTGATTGTTCATTTCTGTACGGAAACGGTGTGCTTGCTCTGGGCTATCTAGGAAAATACAGTTGTCACGAACGCCTGGAGTATTGAAGTCGTTTGACGTTGAACCTAACGCCATTACAAGAATGTCGTATTCAAGTTCACGGCTTGGCATCAGCAACTCACCGTGCTCATCAGTCAACTCGCTCAACGCAATCACTTTACGTTCACGATCGATATCGTTCAGGCTGCCCATTTGGAAATCAAAGCAATGGTTTTTTGCGTGTGCGCGGTAGCTTAGCGCATCAACACCTTCATCCAGTGAGCCAGTGGCTACTTCATGAAGTAATGGTTTCCATAGGTGGCTTGCTTTACGGTCTACCAGAGTAATCTGGGCACGTTTCTTACGACCTAAAGTGCGGCCTAGCTTAGTTGCTAGTTCTAAACCACCAGCACCACCGCCTACTACGATAATTTTTGTCACAATGACAATCCTCTACAAAATGAATAAATGGGGTTCGGCTCGATTACTCCAACCGATAAATTCTATGTATCTACTCGACCTTAATTCCAAAGGCTGCGGCTCATTTGATGCCTGTGATAATAAGTAACAACAGCTCACTGAGTAGTTAGAGGGATTACAAGCAACAAACATTGGTTTGTCACTTTGCTCACGAGGATGAAAAAGGTGTCTACCTGAGAGGCAGAGCACAAATTATGGGCAAGTTTTATCACTCGCTCTCAATTTTTTTTGACATTTATCAAAATATTTTGCTTTAGAACATTATATATAGCAAAAAGATGACCGCAACAAAAATCCTTACCCACAATGAGGATTCGTGACTGATTAGTTAACGTTTGCGCAAACTCATCGATAAAATCTATATGTCTAAAGCAACACTTGCAAATTTAGATAAAAAAAGCAGCACTCAATTGAGTGCTGCTTTATGAAATGGCTGTAATGATTAAGCGTTTTTAAACGCTTTCATTGCCTGTAAGTGTTGAGAGATCTTTTTGAACTTATGATTCTCTTTTTCGTCCCAGACAATTTCGTAGTAATCTTCTAGAGCGGAAGCTGTTTTCGTATTGTCGTGAATTTCATCTTCACGAGAAAGCACCACTAAACAGCGTCCTTTGTTCTTCATACGATACTGAGCAACACACTTAGTCGCGATGTCTTCGTACTCTTCTGGGCGATCAATTCGACCTACCATGTTGTTCTCAGGGTGCAAATTCGGGTTGAACACCACCTGCTTGATACCGCATAAGAAACCAATACGCTCAGACCAAAAACCACCTAAACCTACACCACAAATGATTGGATGTGGATCATCGGATTGCTCTATCACTTTATGCACTTCTTTTAGCAAATGCTGCATATCGTGTTTTGGATGCAAAGTACTGTAGTTGATGAAACGAACGTCATCATCAATGAATTGCAACTGCAGTATTTTTTCGTGATTGCCCGGGCTTGTTGAGTCGAAGCCGTGTAGATAGATAATCATTGTACCTCCCCCATTGAATATTGGTACGTTTTGATCAATCTAACACGAAAAACAAGGTTTTAAAGGGAAGACCTCTGAAATTATATTTTTCACTTCCTAAACGTGATCATAGCTACATAAAGTGTGACTAAGAGCCTCTGCTTCACCCAAATAACTGTCATCGCCCCATAGCTGATGAGCAAGTAAATACCACAGCATTGCCATCATTTGGCTTCTTGGTAACCAGGCTTCTACTCCGTCAAGCCACGATTGGGGATCATGGATACCTCTTAGCTGACAGTACTTATTAACAGCTTCTGTAACTGGTAATCGGGCAACAGCAATAGTCAGCGTAAGATCAAGCCTTGGGTCTGCTAGCGCTGCGTATTCCCAGTCAATGATCTTAATCCCATCTTGATTCTTCACAAGGTTATAGCCACCGAGATCAAAATGACACAAAGACAGGCCTACACTTGGGATACTTGGAGCCACGCGCCACTCTTGATAAATCTTAGTGCAGGTTTCAGTCTTATGAACCGCATCAAGCTGAAGCCAGTAGTGGTCAACTCGAGCCGTATAACTGAACGGTTGGAGCGGCAGTCGCGCAGTATTAACCAAATGCACTGAGATCAGCGTCTTCAGTAAATCATCCTGCTCGAGTCCTTCGTACAACGTCTCACCCGCGATCCATTCAACCAGTAAGCCTTGCTCATTGACCACTATCGGACTTGGGCCGATATCTAGGCGCTCAATAGCAGACAGTACTTGATACTCTTCATGGCGAGAGATGAAGAACGCTTTGGTGATGGGGGTAATTGGACGCCAAACATACGCGGTGCCATCGGCTAAAACCAATTTCCAACATCGATTAGTCAACCCACCTGTCAGTGTCTGTGCTCTGATTGGAGGCTCAGAAAAGTAGCCATCAAGAGAACTCAAACTGGTATCAAGAAGCTTTGCTTCAGACCAAGAAAAAATCGCCATACTTACTCCCTATAAACGTCTTAACTGCCCTATAAACGTCTTAATTTCCCTACAAAAAAGGCACTGACCAAAAGCCAGTGCCTTTTCATTAATACCAATCACAGCAAATAACATGTACTGCGTTGAGGCATGACTTAGCCAAGTTAATAGCACACTAAGCTATTTAAGAAGCTCAATAAGCTAAATTAAAAACTCAGTAAGCTAATTAGAAGCCAAGTAAACTCGATTAAAAGCCCAGTAAGCTCTTAGATTGTTGCTTACGGATTTCAGTCTCGTCAGCCCATTCAATCAAGCCAGACTCAAGATCCATTAGGCGCATAGTCATTTTGTAGTATACGTCTTCGTCGCTGCCCGCTTTCTTAACGATGCTTGATAGGTTGCCATACAACATGTACTGAGCACCAACCATTTTACCAAATTGAATTGCTGAGCTTTGATTTACAAGCTCATCATTGTTTTGGAAGTTCAATTGCTCACGAACAGACTCTACACGGTCCATATCAACGAAACGGAACTTACCAGAGTTCAGCATTTTAGTACTGATGGTATCAGTGATTGACTCAGTATCGATGTGCTCACTTGTTTTGTTCTTGATTCGCTCTACGAACACGATTGGACGTTGCTCACGAGTAATGTAAGACACAGAACCAGACGCCATCATGCTATCGACCATTTCGCCCGCAATCGTTTGAAGGTCAGTTGAACCGAAATCGATTGTCGTGGTTTCTACTGATTGTGCATCACCGTAGCTTACCTTGTTTGAACAACCGCCTAAAATAACCGCTAAACCTAGTAGCGCAATGACACTCTTTTTCATTTTGTTTCCTTAACTAATCACTAAGCGGGGTTACCCACACTCTTAAATTTTTGTATTTTCGAATCCTTAGACCCGTTCAATCTCATCTTTGCTATAAAGCTTGGAACCACTCTAAATATGAGCGGTTCCAAACGAAAGTTTACTGCTCTCTGAACTGAACTCTGAACTGAGTCGCTTTCGGATTTACCGACACTTCCGACAACGAAATACTTTCAAAGCCACGAACAATCGCTTGCTTCCAAGGACCTTGTTTTAGGTTGACCTCAAGACCAGCATCGTCGTACCAGTAAAAGCGATAAAGGATATGTTGATCGCCTTTATAGTTACTGTTTAAACGCACGATTCCTCGCGTATGACCGTCGACGAGGTCAGTACGGATATCTTCAACCTGTAAGCGGCTACCCAATACCTTATCACCAAAGAAAACGTTCTGAGTTTGACTATCTACCCTTACGCCAGCTGTATTATCAGCACAACCAGCCAGAGCCATAACCGCTGCTAAGCTCACTAACCACTTTTTCATTACAGCCTCCCTAGCTGTTTATGCCACATTGTTGCATTGTTTCCTTGTCGAGAAATCCACACCAAAGTGGTCTGCCCTTCTCGAATATCAAAGTCATACGTTTTAGCACCCGCTTCTAACGTATATTGACCACTGTTTGCTACAAACGTGCTGGTCTTTATTTCCGCAGGCAAAGATTGCCAGCTTCGAGTGTCTGGTTGTTCCGTGAATGCATTCCAGACGTTGAACAAAATGTTACCGACATCGTTACCTTGAGTTGCTTCTTTACGGATGCGGTCTTTCGCGACCACACGTAACGCTTGGCGAATAACAATGCTCGTCATACGTTCAGATAAATCATTCTGCGCCATCGCATTCACATCCGTAATCAAATGCTCAGACAACGGTTGCCCGTTGATTCGTAGCGCAGAAAAACGTTCTACGTTTTGGCGCGGGTAATATGGCAGCGCCAGAGAGTATATTGCACCCTGATCGCGACTGTCATAAATAGGTAAATCTAATCGCCAACTGTCCATTGCTTGAACTGCACTTTGTTCTTGAAGCACAATCACTCGCCCTTCGCTTGCCCCTAACTTAGATGACTGTTTGTAGCGTTTTTTCAGTGTTGCTAAATC harbors:
- the ycfP gene encoding alpha/beta hydrolase YcfP — protein: MIIYLHGFDSTSPGNHEKILQLQFIDDDVRFINYSTLHPKHDMQHLLKEVHKVIEQSDDPHPIICGVGLGGFWSERIGFLCGIKQVVFNPNLHPENNMVGRIDRPEEYEDIATKCVAQYRMKNKGRCLVVLSREDEIHDNTKTASALEDYYEIVWDEKENHKFKKISQHLQAMKAFKNA
- a CDS encoding NAD(P)/FAD-dependent oxidoreductase, translating into MTKIIVVGGGAGGLELATKLGRTLGRKKRAQITLVDRKASHLWKPLLHEVATGSLDEGVDALSYRAHAKNHCFDFQMGSLNDIDRERKVIALSELTDEHGELLMPSRELEYDILVMALGSTSNDFNTPGVRDNCIFLDSPEQAHRFRTEMNNQFLKLHAKNGQGTVDIAIVGAGATGVELSAELHNAVKELRTYGFGDLDSSKLNVNLVEAGERILPALPPRISSAAHSELTKLGVNVRTTTMVTQADADGLTTKDGEKIPAQIMVWAAGIKAPDFMKDIGGLETNRINQLVVKNTLQTTLDDNIFAIGDLAQCTQADGSFVPPRAQAAHQMASCAFSNIIAKLNGRDLKDYIYKDKGSLVSLSRFSTVGSLMGNLTKGSMMVEGRIARVVYISLYRMHQMALHGLIKTSLMMLVGRINRVLRPNLKLH
- a CDS encoding phosphotransferase, with protein sequence MAIFSWSEAKLLDTSLSSLDGYFSEPPIRAQTLTGGLTNRCWKLVLADGTAYVWRPITPITKAFFISRHEEYQVLSAIERLDIGPSPIVVNEQGLLVEWIAGETLYEGLEQDDLLKTLISVHLVNTARLPLQPFSYTARVDHYWLQLDAVHKTETCTKIYQEWRVAPSIPSVGLSLCHFDLGGYNLVKNQDGIKIIDWEYAALADPRLDLTLTIAVARLPVTEAVNKYCQLRGIHDPQSWLDGVEAWLPRSQMMAMLWYLLAHQLWGDDSYLGEAEALSHTLCSYDHV
- the lpoB gene encoding penicillin-binding protein activator LpoB → MKKSVIALLGLAVILGGCSNKVSYGDAQSVETTTIDFGSTDLQTIAGEMVDSMMASGSVSYITREQRPIVFVERIKNKTSEHIDTESITDTISTKMLNSGKFRFVDMDRVESVREQLNFQNNDELVNQSSAIQFGKMVGAQYMLYGNLSSIVKKAGSDEDVYYKMTMRLMDLESGLIEWADETEIRKQQSKSLLGF
- a CDS encoding YcfL family protein; the encoded protein is MKKWLVSLAAVMALAGCADNTAGVRVDSQTQNVFFGDKVLGSRLQVEDIRTDLVDGHTRGIVRLNSNYKGDQHILYRFYWYDDAGLEVNLKQGPWKQAIVRGFESISLSEVSVNPKATQFRVQFREQ